In the Flavisolibacter tropicus genome, one interval contains:
- a CDS encoding response regulator transcription factor: protein MIDLSLPFRETGGIFTTMKLLIIEDEPALRESIQTYLEQQGFVCEAVADFKAGLQKVQQYDYDCVVVDINLPYGSGLDIVKELKAIEAKAGIIIISARASLEDKLTGLELGSDDYLTKPFHLSELSARIQAIIRRRNFGGSKTISFQEIRLEPDAQRVSIDSKPVDLTEKEYRLLEYFIANQRRVLTKAAIATHVWGDEYEQVSNYDFIYTHIKNLRKKLIDAGSEDYIKTVHGVGYRFTDH from the coding sequence ATGATAGATCTAAGTCTCCCCTTTAGGGAGACAGGGGGTATTTTTACCACCATGAAACTCCTGATCATTGAAGACGAGCCAGCCTTGCGGGAATCGATACAGACCTACCTTGAGCAGCAGGGCTTTGTATGTGAAGCGGTTGCTGATTTTAAAGCAGGCTTGCAAAAAGTGCAGCAGTATGATTATGATTGTGTAGTAGTAGATATTAACCTGCCTTATGGAAGTGGATTGGATATCGTAAAAGAGTTGAAGGCAATTGAAGCCAAAGCCGGCATCATCATCATCTCAGCCCGGGCTTCCCTGGAAGACAAACTCACGGGGCTTGAATTAGGATCAGATGATTATCTCACCAAACCCTTTCACCTATCTGAGCTTAGCGCACGCATACAAGCCATTATACGACGGCGCAATTTTGGAGGCAGCAAAACTATCAGCTTCCAGGAAATCCGGCTAGAACCCGATGCACAACGCGTAAGTATTGATAGTAAGCCGGTAGATCTTACTGAGAAAGAATACCGGTTGCTGGAGTACTTTATTGCCAACCAGCGAAGGGTACTGACCAAGGCTGCCATAGCCACTCACGTATGGGGCGACGAATACGAGCAGGTAAGCAATTATGATTTTATATATACCCATATTAAAAACCTGCGTAAGAAACTGATTGATGCCGGTAGTGAGGATTATATAAAAACAGTACACGGTGTCGGCTACCGTTTTACCGATCATTAG